One stretch of Anguilla anguilla isolate fAngAng1 chromosome 5, fAngAng1.pri, whole genome shotgun sequence DNA includes these proteins:
- the LOC118227205 gene encoding iroquois-class homeodomain protein IRX-6-like isoform X3, with the protein MVRKEAATACLSHSLDVLITELHRSVSESSGSQAPASFYRPSYENRLLASTRTELNAASLGMYGSPYAAAAAASQNYANYFSYSTEASSLYSTLNPQYDIKDGAGGLHSGITQTAAYYPYEHSLGQYQYDRYGTMDFNGSTRRKNATRETTSTLKTWLYEHRKNPYPTKGEKIMLAIITKMTLTQVSTWFANARRRLKKENKMTWTPKNKAGDERKDKNEKSDPDYINKDTKDYKEEKDLQLSDLDDMDDEDCDKANSDCENVSREELGLQQAMAVELLKRDCIGALSLPSSFHAFACSNKNTSTLPSEFPGPAASKSSPPAPTGTSAALSHFDVPGKPRIWSLAHTAVLDPRPGSQLSTGNVGLDCQLSAVKVNMTGRGQCGGLGSPGTTSLSSVEASFQTGMQAQNKVYGASGFTHKPLHLHCSSYPVISDACQYSSVEGFSDGRKSEAESSALSDTCLALQEDKLSAFRPGMKR; encoded by the exons ATGGTAAGAAAAGAAGCAGCTACAGCATGTCTTTCTCACAGTTTGGATGTCCTTATAACGGAACTTCACAG GTCGGTGTCTGAGTCCAGCGGTTCCCAGGCTCCTGCATCATTCTACCGCCCTTCTTATGAGAACCGTCTGCTGGCGAGTACGCGCACGGAGTTGAATGCGGCTTCTCTCGGGATGTACGGTTCTCCATACGCAGCAGCGGCCGCCGCCAGCCAGAATTACGCCAACTACTTCTCTTACAGCACCGAAGCCTCATCTCTCTATTCCACgctg AACCCACAGTACGATATCAAGGATGGCGCAGGCGGATTGCATTCTGGAATCACACAAACAGCAGCCTATTATCCCTACGAGCATTCTCTGGGGCAATATCAATACGACAG GTATGGGACTATGGATTTTAATGGGTCAACCAGGCGAAAAAATGCCACCCGGGAGACTACCAGCACTCTAAAGACATGGCTTTATGAGCACAGGAAAAATCCGTACCCGACAAAGGGGGAGAAAATCATGCTGGCCATCATCACCAAAATGACCCTCACCCAGGTGTCCACCTGGTTTGCAAATGCGCGGAGAAGGCTAAAGAAGGAGAACAAGATGACCTGGAccccaaaaaacaaagcaggggATGAAAGGAaagataaaaatgagaaaagtgaCCCGGATTACATCAACAAAG aTACCAAAGACTACAAGGAGGAGAAGGACCTTCAGCTGAGTGACCTGGACGATATGGATGATGAGGACTGCGACAAGGCGAACAGCGACTGCGAGAATGTCTCTCGGGAGGAGCTGGGCCTCCAGCAAGCCATGGCAGTGGAGCTCCTGAAGAGAGACTGCATTGGTGCCTTGTCCCTCCCCAGCAGCTTTCACGCATTCGCATGCAGCAACAAGAACACGTCGACGCTGCCGTCCGAGTTCCCGGGCCCTGCCGCGTCCAAGTCTTCGCCGCCCGCGCCGACGGGCACCTCTGCGGCTCTGTCGCACTTCGACGTGCCAGGAAAGCCCAGAATCTGGTCGCTGGCACACACGGCAGTACTAGACCCCCGCCCCGGCAGCCAGTTAAGTACCGGGAACGTCGGCCTGGACTGCCAGTTGTCAGCTGTGAAAGTTAACATGACTGGGCGTGGACAGTGCGGCGGGTTGGGGAGCCCTGGAACAACAAGCCTGTCCAGCGTGGAAGCCTCTTTCCAAACGGGCATGCAAGCTCAAAACAAAGTCTACGGCGCTTCCGGCTTTACCCACAAGCCTCTGCATCTGCACTGCTCGTCTTACCCCGTGATTTCCGACGCATGCCAGTATTCATCCGTTGAAG GATTTTCAGATGGTAGAAAGTCTGAGGCGGAATCCTCAGCGCTCAGTGACACGTGTCTTGCGCTGCAAGAAGACAAGCTCTCGGCCTTCAGACCAGGGATGAAGAGGTGA
- the LOC118227205 gene encoding iroquois-class homeodomain protein IRX-6-like isoform X2, whose amino-acid sequence MSFSQFGCPYNGTSQLFVSANPSTTCCDSISRSVSESSGSQAPASFYRPSYENRLLASTRTELNAASLGMYGSPYAAAAAASQNYANYFSYSTEASSLYSTLNPQYDIKDGAGGLHSGITQTAAYYPYEHSLGQYQYDRYGTMDFNGSTRRKNATRETTSTLKTWLYEHRKNPYPTKGEKIMLAIITKMTLTQVSTWFANARRRLKKENKMTWTPKNKAGDERKDKNEKSDPDYINKDTKDYKEEKDLQLSDLDDMDDEDCDKANSDCENVSREELGLQQAMAVELLKRDCIGALSLPSSFHAFACSNKNTSTLPSEFPGPAASKSSPPAPTGTSAALSHFDVPGKPRIWSLAHTAVLDPRPGSQLSTGNVGLDCQLSAVKVNMTGRGQCGGLGSPGTTSLSSVEASFQTGMQAQNKVYGASGFTHKPLHLHCSSYPVISDACQYSSVEDGRKSEAESSALSDTCLALQEDKLSAFRPGMKR is encoded by the exons ATGTCTTTCTCACAGTTTGGATGTCCTTATAACGGAACTTCACAG TTATTCGTGTCGGCAAACCCCAGTACGACTTGCTGCGATTCGATTTCCAGGTCGGTGTCTGAGTCCAGCGGTTCCCAGGCTCCTGCATCATTCTACCGCCCTTCTTATGAGAACCGTCTGCTGGCGAGTACGCGCACGGAGTTGAATGCGGCTTCTCTCGGGATGTACGGTTCTCCATACGCAGCAGCGGCCGCCGCCAGCCAGAATTACGCCAACTACTTCTCTTACAGCACCGAAGCCTCATCTCTCTATTCCACgctg AACCCACAGTACGATATCAAGGATGGCGCAGGCGGATTGCATTCTGGAATCACACAAACAGCAGCCTATTATCCCTACGAGCATTCTCTGGGGCAATATCAATACGACAG GTATGGGACTATGGATTTTAATGGGTCAACCAGGCGAAAAAATGCCACCCGGGAGACTACCAGCACTCTAAAGACATGGCTTTATGAGCACAGGAAAAATCCGTACCCGACAAAGGGGGAGAAAATCATGCTGGCCATCATCACCAAAATGACCCTCACCCAGGTGTCCACCTGGTTTGCAAATGCGCGGAGAAGGCTAAAGAAGGAGAACAAGATGACCTGGAccccaaaaaacaaagcaggggATGAAAGGAaagataaaaatgagaaaagtgaCCCGGATTACATCAACAAAG aTACCAAAGACTACAAGGAGGAGAAGGACCTTCAGCTGAGTGACCTGGACGATATGGATGATGAGGACTGCGACAAGGCGAACAGCGACTGCGAGAATGTCTCTCGGGAGGAGCTGGGCCTCCAGCAAGCCATGGCAGTGGAGCTCCTGAAGAGAGACTGCATTGGTGCCTTGTCCCTCCCCAGCAGCTTTCACGCATTCGCATGCAGCAACAAGAACACGTCGACGCTGCCGTCCGAGTTCCCGGGCCCTGCCGCGTCCAAGTCTTCGCCGCCCGCGCCGACGGGCACCTCTGCGGCTCTGTCGCACTTCGACGTGCCAGGAAAGCCCAGAATCTGGTCGCTGGCACACACGGCAGTACTAGACCCCCGCCCCGGCAGCCAGTTAAGTACCGGGAACGTCGGCCTGGACTGCCAGTTGTCAGCTGTGAAAGTTAACATGACTGGGCGTGGACAGTGCGGCGGGTTGGGGAGCCCTGGAACAACAAGCCTGTCCAGCGTGGAAGCCTCTTTCCAAACGGGCATGCAAGCTCAAAACAAAGTCTACGGCGCTTCCGGCTTTACCCACAAGCCTCTGCATCTGCACTGCTCGTCTTACCCCGTGATTTCCGACGCATGCCAGTATTCATCCGTTGAAG ATGGTAGAAAGTCTGAGGCGGAATCCTCAGCGCTCAGTGACACGTGTCTTGCGCTGCAAGAAGACAAGCTCTCGGCCTTCAGACCAGGGATGAAGAGGTGA
- the LOC118227205 gene encoding iroquois-class homeodomain protein IRX-6-like isoform X1, translated as MSFSQFGCPYNGTSQLFVSANPSTTCCDSISRSVSESSGSQAPASFYRPSYENRLLASTRTELNAASLGMYGSPYAAAAAASQNYANYFSYSTEASSLYSTLNPQYDIKDGAGGLHSGITQTAAYYPYEHSLGQYQYDRYGTMDFNGSTRRKNATRETTSTLKTWLYEHRKNPYPTKGEKIMLAIITKMTLTQVSTWFANARRRLKKENKMTWTPKNKAGDERKDKNEKSDPDYINKDTKDYKEEKDLQLSDLDDMDDEDCDKANSDCENVSREELGLQQAMAVELLKRDCIGALSLPSSFHAFACSNKNTSTLPSEFPGPAASKSSPPAPTGTSAALSHFDVPGKPRIWSLAHTAVLDPRPGSQLSTGNVGLDCQLSAVKVNMTGRGQCGGLGSPGTTSLSSVEASFQTGMQAQNKVYGASGFTHKPLHLHCSSYPVISDACQYSSVEGFSDGRKSEAESSALSDTCLALQEDKLSAFRPGMKR; from the exons ATGTCTTTCTCACAGTTTGGATGTCCTTATAACGGAACTTCACAG TTATTCGTGTCGGCAAACCCCAGTACGACTTGCTGCGATTCGATTTCCAGGTCGGTGTCTGAGTCCAGCGGTTCCCAGGCTCCTGCATCATTCTACCGCCCTTCTTATGAGAACCGTCTGCTGGCGAGTACGCGCACGGAGTTGAATGCGGCTTCTCTCGGGATGTACGGTTCTCCATACGCAGCAGCGGCCGCCGCCAGCCAGAATTACGCCAACTACTTCTCTTACAGCACCGAAGCCTCATCTCTCTATTCCACgctg AACCCACAGTACGATATCAAGGATGGCGCAGGCGGATTGCATTCTGGAATCACACAAACAGCAGCCTATTATCCCTACGAGCATTCTCTGGGGCAATATCAATACGACAG GTATGGGACTATGGATTTTAATGGGTCAACCAGGCGAAAAAATGCCACCCGGGAGACTACCAGCACTCTAAAGACATGGCTTTATGAGCACAGGAAAAATCCGTACCCGACAAAGGGGGAGAAAATCATGCTGGCCATCATCACCAAAATGACCCTCACCCAGGTGTCCACCTGGTTTGCAAATGCGCGGAGAAGGCTAAAGAAGGAGAACAAGATGACCTGGAccccaaaaaacaaagcaggggATGAAAGGAaagataaaaatgagaaaagtgaCCCGGATTACATCAACAAAG aTACCAAAGACTACAAGGAGGAGAAGGACCTTCAGCTGAGTGACCTGGACGATATGGATGATGAGGACTGCGACAAGGCGAACAGCGACTGCGAGAATGTCTCTCGGGAGGAGCTGGGCCTCCAGCAAGCCATGGCAGTGGAGCTCCTGAAGAGAGACTGCATTGGTGCCTTGTCCCTCCCCAGCAGCTTTCACGCATTCGCATGCAGCAACAAGAACACGTCGACGCTGCCGTCCGAGTTCCCGGGCCCTGCCGCGTCCAAGTCTTCGCCGCCCGCGCCGACGGGCACCTCTGCGGCTCTGTCGCACTTCGACGTGCCAGGAAAGCCCAGAATCTGGTCGCTGGCACACACGGCAGTACTAGACCCCCGCCCCGGCAGCCAGTTAAGTACCGGGAACGTCGGCCTGGACTGCCAGTTGTCAGCTGTGAAAGTTAACATGACTGGGCGTGGACAGTGCGGCGGGTTGGGGAGCCCTGGAACAACAAGCCTGTCCAGCGTGGAAGCCTCTTTCCAAACGGGCATGCAAGCTCAAAACAAAGTCTACGGCGCTTCCGGCTTTACCCACAAGCCTCTGCATCTGCACTGCTCGTCTTACCCCGTGATTTCCGACGCATGCCAGTATTCATCCGTTGAAG GATTTTCAGATGGTAGAAAGTCTGAGGCGGAATCCTCAGCGCTCAGTGACACGTGTCTTGCGCTGCAAGAAGACAAGCTCTCGGCCTTCAGACCAGGGATGAAGAGGTGA
- the LOC118227205 gene encoding iroquois-class homeodomain protein IRX-6-like isoform X4, producing MSFSQFGCPYNGTSQNPQYDIKDGAGGLHSGITQTAAYYPYEHSLGQYQYDRYGTMDFNGSTRRKNATRETTSTLKTWLYEHRKNPYPTKGEKIMLAIITKMTLTQVSTWFANARRRLKKENKMTWTPKNKAGDERKDKNEKSDPDYINKDTKDYKEEKDLQLSDLDDMDDEDCDKANSDCENVSREELGLQQAMAVELLKRDCIGALSLPSSFHAFACSNKNTSTLPSEFPGPAASKSSPPAPTGTSAALSHFDVPGKPRIWSLAHTAVLDPRPGSQLSTGNVGLDCQLSAVKVNMTGRGQCGGLGSPGTTSLSSVEASFQTGMQAQNKVYGASGFTHKPLHLHCSSYPVISDACQYSSVEGFSDGRKSEAESSALSDTCLALQEDKLSAFRPGMKR from the exons ATGTCTTTCTCACAGTTTGGATGTCCTTATAACGGAACTTCACAG AACCCACAGTACGATATCAAGGATGGCGCAGGCGGATTGCATTCTGGAATCACACAAACAGCAGCCTATTATCCCTACGAGCATTCTCTGGGGCAATATCAATACGACAG GTATGGGACTATGGATTTTAATGGGTCAACCAGGCGAAAAAATGCCACCCGGGAGACTACCAGCACTCTAAAGACATGGCTTTATGAGCACAGGAAAAATCCGTACCCGACAAAGGGGGAGAAAATCATGCTGGCCATCATCACCAAAATGACCCTCACCCAGGTGTCCACCTGGTTTGCAAATGCGCGGAGAAGGCTAAAGAAGGAGAACAAGATGACCTGGAccccaaaaaacaaagcaggggATGAAAGGAaagataaaaatgagaaaagtgaCCCGGATTACATCAACAAAG aTACCAAAGACTACAAGGAGGAGAAGGACCTTCAGCTGAGTGACCTGGACGATATGGATGATGAGGACTGCGACAAGGCGAACAGCGACTGCGAGAATGTCTCTCGGGAGGAGCTGGGCCTCCAGCAAGCCATGGCAGTGGAGCTCCTGAAGAGAGACTGCATTGGTGCCTTGTCCCTCCCCAGCAGCTTTCACGCATTCGCATGCAGCAACAAGAACACGTCGACGCTGCCGTCCGAGTTCCCGGGCCCTGCCGCGTCCAAGTCTTCGCCGCCCGCGCCGACGGGCACCTCTGCGGCTCTGTCGCACTTCGACGTGCCAGGAAAGCCCAGAATCTGGTCGCTGGCACACACGGCAGTACTAGACCCCCGCCCCGGCAGCCAGTTAAGTACCGGGAACGTCGGCCTGGACTGCCAGTTGTCAGCTGTGAAAGTTAACATGACTGGGCGTGGACAGTGCGGCGGGTTGGGGAGCCCTGGAACAACAAGCCTGTCCAGCGTGGAAGCCTCTTTCCAAACGGGCATGCAAGCTCAAAACAAAGTCTACGGCGCTTCCGGCTTTACCCACAAGCCTCTGCATCTGCACTGCTCGTCTTACCCCGTGATTTCCGACGCATGCCAGTATTCATCCGTTGAAG GATTTTCAGATGGTAGAAAGTCTGAGGCGGAATCCTCAGCGCTCAGTGACACGTGTCTTGCGCTGCAAGAAGACAAGCTCTCGGCCTTCAGACCAGGGATGAAGAGGTGA